The proteins below come from a single Kitasatospora sp. NBC_00315 genomic window:
- the lipB gene encoding lipoyl(octanoyl) transferase LipB has product MGVGEGSVPYQEAWEEQQRLHALRVADEIPDTVLLLEHPPVYTAGRRTNPEDRPLDGTPVVEVNRGGEITWHGPGQLIGYPIVKLPEPMDVVAYVRRLEEALIRACAEFGVETARVEGRSGVWVLGDSIPDAVVDPAQVIDIGSLTLRMGLPLGIDPRLAGPEYAPSNAGQRGGDRKLAAIGVRVARGVTMHGFALNCNPDMTWFDRIVPCGIRDAGVASVSTELGRAFPVGEALPAVEKHLAEVFAELAEPAPAAAAAR; this is encoded by the coding sequence ATGGGTGTCGGCGAGGGGTCGGTGCCCTACCAGGAGGCCTGGGAGGAGCAGCAGCGGCTGCACGCCCTCCGGGTCGCCGACGAGATTCCCGACACCGTGCTGCTGCTGGAGCACCCGCCGGTCTACACGGCGGGCCGCCGCACCAACCCCGAGGACCGGCCGCTGGACGGCACTCCCGTGGTCGAGGTCAACCGGGGCGGGGAGATCACCTGGCACGGCCCGGGCCAGCTGATCGGCTACCCGATCGTCAAGCTGCCCGAGCCGATGGACGTGGTCGCCTACGTCCGCCGGCTGGAGGAGGCGCTGATCCGCGCCTGCGCCGAGTTCGGCGTGGAGACCGCCCGGGTCGAGGGCCGCAGCGGGGTGTGGGTGCTCGGCGACAGCATCCCGGACGCCGTGGTCGACCCCGCACAGGTGATCGACATCGGCAGCCTCACCCTGCGGATGGGCCTGCCGCTCGGCATCGACCCGCGCCTGGCCGGCCCGGAGTACGCGCCGTCCAACGCCGGCCAGCGCGGCGGCGACCGCAAGCTCGCGGCGATCGGCGTGCGGGTCGCGCGGGGCGTGACCATGCACGGCTTCGCGCTGAACTGCAACCCGGACATGACCTGGTTCGACCGGATCGTGCCCTGCGGCATCCGGGACGCCGGCGTGGCCTCGGTCAGCACCGAGCTGGGCCGGGCCTTCCCGGTCGGCGAGGCGCTGCCGGCGGTCGAGAAACACCTCGCCGAGGTCTTCGCCGAGCTCGCCGAACCCGCGCCCGCCGCCGCAGCGGCCCGGTAG
- a CDS encoding helix-turn-helix domain-containing protein — protein MNDPLPGAAPALRRLLDLLASGAATEDFAEVLAEARLQGAPAAVLAEIDDATWLALRVHRTLRQHRRREAELTALFDTAGDLAASRDLDAVLQAIVRRARMLLGTDTAYLTLPDEAAGDTYMRVTDGSVSVLFQNLRLSLGDGLGGLVAQTARPYATPDYRTDERFHHTGQIDAGVLDEGLVAIIGVPLLLGGRVIGVLFAADRTPRAFSPDEVALLCSLAAHAAIALDTAKALADTRAALAGLNSANAVIRAHSAAVQRAEQAHDRLTDLVLRGAAVADVAAEVAALLDGGIAVHDAEGNTLAGPAAGAEGLAEAVAASRAEGRAVRRGDSWVCVVLAGQEPLGSLVLHGRPGLDDADRRLFERASVVTALLLLLRRSVAETENRVRGELLADLLAAPDRDPAGLIARGRRLGVDLGRPHLVLVAEAAAPTGRERLAGAAGRYLFGSRGVSAEHGEAVVLLLPDDGSLAPGEAAEQAAERLAWLTGGPVTVGVGRSAAGPLALAAAHAEGLRCVRALRVLGRAGDGASAQALGFLGVLLGDGHHVEGFVASTLGPLLDYDSRRGTELVRTLRAYFDCGGSLTRAKDELHVHVNTVVQRLDRVEALLGRDWSSPERSLELQLALRLRLLSDS, from the coding sequence GTGAACGACCCGCTCCCCGGCGCGGCACCCGCCCTGCGCCGACTGCTCGACCTGCTCGCCTCGGGCGCCGCGACCGAGGACTTCGCCGAGGTGCTCGCCGAGGCCCGGCTGCAGGGCGCGCCCGCGGCCGTGCTCGCCGAGATCGACGACGCCACCTGGCTGGCCCTGCGGGTGCACCGGACACTGCGTCAGCACCGGCGCCGGGAGGCCGAGCTGACCGCGCTCTTCGACACCGCGGGCGACCTCGCCGCCTCCCGGGACCTGGACGCCGTGCTGCAGGCCATCGTGCGCCGGGCCCGGATGCTGCTGGGCACCGACACCGCGTACCTGACGCTGCCGGACGAGGCGGCCGGCGACACCTACATGCGGGTCACCGACGGCTCCGTCTCGGTGCTCTTCCAGAACCTGCGGCTCAGCCTCGGCGACGGCCTGGGCGGCCTGGTGGCGCAGACCGCCCGCCCGTACGCCACGCCGGACTACCGCACCGACGAGCGCTTCCACCACACCGGCCAGATCGACGCGGGAGTGCTGGACGAGGGCCTGGTCGCGATCATCGGCGTGCCGCTGCTGCTGGGCGGCCGGGTGATCGGGGTGCTGTTCGCCGCCGACCGCACGCCGAGGGCCTTCTCCCCCGACGAGGTGGCCCTGCTCTGCTCGCTCGCCGCGCACGCCGCGATCGCCCTGGACACCGCCAAGGCGCTCGCCGACACCCGGGCCGCGCTGGCGGGGCTGAACAGCGCCAACGCGGTGATCCGGGCCCACTCCGCGGCCGTGCAGCGCGCCGAGCAGGCCCACGACCGGCTCACCGACCTGGTACTGCGGGGCGCCGCGGTCGCGGACGTGGCCGCCGAGGTGGCCGCGCTGCTGGACGGCGGGATAGCGGTGCACGACGCCGAGGGAAACACCCTGGCCGGCCCGGCGGCCGGGGCCGAGGGGCTGGCCGAGGCGGTCGCCGCCTCCCGCGCCGAGGGCAGGGCGGTGCGGCGCGGGGACAGCTGGGTCTGCGTGGTGCTGGCCGGGCAGGAGCCGCTGGGCAGCCTGGTGCTGCACGGGCGGCCCGGCCTGGACGACGCGGACCGCCGGCTGTTCGAACGGGCGAGCGTGGTGACCGCGCTGCTCCTGCTGCTGCGCCGCTCGGTCGCCGAGACCGAGAACAGGGTCCGCGGCGAACTGCTCGCCGACCTGCTGGCCGCCCCCGACCGCGACCCGGCCGGCCTGATCGCCCGCGGGCGCCGGCTCGGCGTCGACCTGGGGCGCCCGCACCTCGTCCTGGTCGCCGAGGCCGCCGCCCCGACCGGCCGGGAGCGGCTGGCGGGAGCCGCCGGGCGCTACCTGTTCGGTTCCCGGGGGGTCAGCGCCGAACACGGCGAGGCCGTGGTGCTGCTGCTGCCGGACGACGGTTCCCTCGCCCCGGGCGAGGCCGCCGAACAGGCCGCCGAGCGGCTCGCGTGGCTGACCGGCGGGCCGGTCACGGTCGGCGTGGGCCGCAGCGCCGCCGGCCCGCTCGCGCTGGCCGCCGCCCACGCCGAGGGGCTGCGCTGCGTACGGGCGCTGCGGGTGCTCGGCCGGGCCGGCGACGGCGCCTCGGCCCAGGCGCTGGGCTTCCTCGGGGTGCTGCTCGGCGACGGCCACCACGTGGAGGGCTTCGTCGCCTCGACGCTGGGCCCGCTGCTCGACTACGACTCCCGGCGGGGCACCGAGCTGGTCCGTACACTGCGCGCCTACTTCGACTGCGGCGGCAGTCTGACCAGGGCGAAGGACGAGCTGCACGTCCACGTGAACACGGTGGTCCAGCGGCTGGACCGGGTCGAGGCGCTGCTCGGCCGGGACTGGAGCAGCCCCGAACGCTCGCTGGAACTTCAGCTGGCGCTGCGGCTGCGGCTGCTCTCGGACAGCTGA
- a CDS encoding MFS transporter translates to MASSPDAARTSSPLWKVVGASLIGTTIEWYDYFLYGTAAALVFGKVFFPNSDPLTGTLLAFLTYAIGFAARPLGALVFGHFGDRIGRKKLLVVSLLLMGGSTTLIGLLPTYHQVGVLAPVLLTTLRLVQGFALGGEWGGAVLLVSEHGDPRRRGFWASWPQGGAPAGNLLAAGVLSLLTAVQSDATFLAWGWRVPFLLSALLVMVGMWIRLSVDESPLFKQALAQAEARRAAQRTPEQPPLVAVLRHHWREVLVAMGARMAENISYYVMTTFVLAYAVTHVHLPKQTALNAVLVASAIQFALIPLFGALSDRVGRKPVYLVGAVGVGVWAFFFFTVVDARSFGSLLAAVTIGLVFHSAMYAPQAAFFSELFATRMRYSGASIGAQFASVAAGAPAPLIATALLKDYGSSTPISVYVAIAAVITVLAVLCAKETRGRDLAEVESDPQVAAAGVADAKTVTA, encoded by the coding sequence ATGGCCAGTTCTCCCGACGCAGCGAGAACCAGCTCTCCCCTCTGGAAGGTCGTCGGCGCAAGCCTGATCGGCACCACGATCGAGTGGTACGACTACTTCCTCTACGGCACCGCCGCGGCGCTCGTCTTCGGCAAGGTGTTCTTCCCGAACAGCGACCCGCTGACCGGCACCCTGCTCGCCTTCCTGACCTACGCCATCGGCTTCGCCGCCCGCCCGCTCGGCGCCCTGGTGTTCGGTCACTTCGGTGACCGGATCGGGCGCAAGAAGCTGCTGGTGGTCAGCCTGCTGCTGATGGGCGGTTCGACCACGCTGATCGGGCTGCTCCCGACGTACCACCAGGTCGGCGTGCTGGCACCGGTCCTGCTCACCACGCTGCGGCTGGTCCAGGGCTTCGCGCTGGGCGGCGAGTGGGGCGGCGCCGTCCTGCTGGTCTCCGAGCACGGCGATCCGAGGCGGCGCGGTTTCTGGGCCTCCTGGCCCCAGGGCGGAGCGCCGGCCGGCAACCTGCTGGCGGCGGGCGTGCTGTCCCTGCTGACGGCCGTCCAGTCGGACGCGACCTTCCTCGCCTGGGGCTGGCGGGTGCCGTTCCTGCTCTCCGCGCTGCTGGTGATGGTCGGCATGTGGATCCGGCTCTCGGTGGACGAGTCGCCGCTGTTCAAGCAGGCGCTGGCGCAGGCCGAGGCACGCCGGGCGGCGCAGCGGACCCCCGAGCAGCCGCCGCTGGTGGCCGTGCTGCGCCACCACTGGCGCGAGGTGCTGGTGGCGATGGGCGCCCGGATGGCGGAGAACATCTCGTACTACGTGATGACCACGTTCGTGCTCGCGTACGCCGTCACCCACGTCCACCTGCCCAAGCAGACCGCGCTGAACGCCGTCCTGGTGGCCTCCGCGATCCAGTTCGCGCTGATCCCGCTCTTCGGGGCGCTGTCCGACCGGGTCGGGCGCAAGCCGGTCTACCTGGTGGGCGCGGTCGGGGTGGGCGTCTGGGCGTTCTTCTTCTTCACCGTGGTGGACGCTCGCTCGTTCGGCTCGCTGCTGGCCGCGGTGACGATCGGTCTGGTCTTCCACAGCGCGATGTACGCCCCGCAGGCGGCGTTCTTCTCCGAGCTGTTCGCGACCCGGATGCGGTACTCGGGCGCGTCCATCGGCGCGCAGTTCGCCTCGGTCGCGGCCGGTGCTCCGGCGCCGCTGATCGCCACCGCGCTGCTCAAGGACTACGGCAGCTCGACCCCGATATCGGTGTACGTGGCGATCGCGGCGGTGATCACCGTCCTCGCGGTGCTCTGCGCCAAGGAGACCCGTGGCCGGGATCTGGCCGAGGTCGAGAGCGATCCGCAGGTCGCCGCCGCCGGCGTGGCGGACGCGAAGACCGTCACGGCCTGA
- a CDS encoding 3-hydroxybutyrate dehydrogenase → MDTSSDRPPAIGLAGRTALVTGAASGIGRACAEALAEAGARVYVVDVAAGAAKELADRINGVACVADLSDPAAVDALPADADIVVNNAGLQHVAPLHEFPPERFSLIQRVMVEAPFRILRRTLPHMYAQGWGRVVNISSVHGLRASAFKSAYVTAKHGLEGLSKTVALEGAPHGVTSNCVNPGYVRTPLVERQITAQALAHGIPEEEVVERIMLDRTAVKRLIEPAEVAQLALWLCSPHASYITGASLPVDGGWTAH, encoded by the coding sequence ATGGACACCTCTTCGGACCGACCCCCGGCAATCGGCCTCGCCGGCCGGACCGCCCTGGTCACGGGCGCGGCCTCGGGCATCGGCCGGGCCTGCGCCGAGGCCCTCGCCGAGGCCGGCGCCCGGGTCTACGTCGTCGATGTCGCGGCCGGAGCGGCCAAGGAGCTGGCCGACCGGATCAACGGTGTGGCCTGCGTCGCGGACCTCTCCGACCCGGCCGCGGTGGACGCCCTGCCGGCCGACGCCGACATCGTGGTCAACAACGCCGGCCTCCAGCACGTCGCGCCGCTGCACGAGTTCCCGCCCGAGCGCTTCAGCCTGATCCAGCGGGTCATGGTCGAGGCCCCGTTCCGCATCCTGCGCCGGACCCTGCCGCACATGTACGCCCAGGGCTGGGGACGGGTCGTCAACATCTCCTCGGTGCACGGCCTGCGGGCCAGCGCCTTCAAGTCCGCGTACGTCACCGCCAAGCACGGCCTGGAGGGCCTCAGCAAGACGGTGGCGCTGGAGGGCGCCCCGCACGGGGTCACCAGCAACTGCGTGAACCCGGGCTACGTCCGCACGCCGCTGGTGGAGCGGCAGATCACCGCCCAGGCGCTCGCCCACGGCATCCCCGAGGAGGAGGTGGTCGAGCGGATCATGCTCGACCGCACCGCGGTGAAGCGGCTGATCGAGCCCGCGGAGGTGGCCCAGCTCGCCCTGTGGCTCTGCTCCCCGCACGCCTCGTACATCACCGGCGCCAGCCTGCCCGTGGACGGCGGCTGGACCGCGCACTGA
- a CDS encoding regulator gives MPQRPATDSPAYGPLDPLDPHDPHQGPDGRALPVAAVLPDGAALPAAAPLDGSVPSAVHPVGSGHDPGPPGAATATGPAAATGAVPAASGPQNGRLAVLIDEAGFSHAGLARRVDQLGLEHGLDLRYDKTSVTRWLRGQQPRGATPALIAEVFTRRLGRRLTAQDLGLDACAPVYAGLEFAETPQEAVDIVASMWRKDIGPQSELRRIAFTPAGLVVPSRDWLIGRTDERVARDGSVPGLREPAAAGPGAAHAAHAAPSGPGAGPGGAAGAAAPPGPAQPAAPGHRTPPRASVRPPERGQGAPGGLGRVPLQSRRPPTAVEPAPTDQAGEPRPAIRVGRGDIAAVRAVGDLFRALDQAYGGGHARQALVRYLESEAEPMLRGRYGEQIGRALFAAVADLTRLAGWTSFDVAAHGLAQRYFVQALRLSQAAGDRVLGGYVLVTMSQQAVHLGHGREAVQLARVAQQGVGTSGPAAVQSLLHAAEARGHGLLGDVRACTTALVRSERALTAARPGDDLPSWARFFDEAQLADEFAHCYRDLQQWRPAAQHAEKSLRLRSPAYARSRIFCRLVLATARLGMGDLDEACTMATDALRAAGEMRSTRTLEYVRDFHRRLTPYRGSPVARAFEEAARQAGVV, from the coding sequence ATGCCCCAACGGCCTGCAACAGACAGCCCGGCGTACGGACCGCTCGACCCGCTCGACCCGCACGACCCGCACCAGGGGCCGGACGGGCGGGCCCTTCCGGTCGCCGCCGTCCTGCCCGACGGCGCGGCGCTGCCCGCCGCCGCCCCGCTCGACGGCTCCGTGCCGTCCGCCGTCCACCCGGTCGGCTCCGGGCACGACCCGGGCCCGCCCGGGGCGGCCACGGCCACCGGCCCGGCCGCCGCCACCGGCGCGGTGCCCGCCGCCTCGGGACCGCAGAACGGCCGGCTGGCCGTGCTGATCGACGAGGCCGGCTTCTCGCACGCCGGGCTGGCCCGCCGGGTGGACCAACTCGGTCTGGAGCACGGCCTCGACCTGCGCTACGACAAGACCTCGGTGACCCGCTGGCTGCGCGGCCAGCAACCACGCGGTGCGACCCCGGCGCTGATCGCCGAGGTCTTCACCCGCCGCCTCGGCCGCCGGCTCACCGCCCAGGACCTCGGCCTGGACGCCTGCGCCCCGGTCTACGCCGGGCTGGAGTTCGCCGAGACGCCGCAGGAGGCGGTGGACATCGTCGCCAGCATGTGGCGCAAGGACATCGGCCCGCAGTCGGAGCTGCGCCGGATCGCCTTCACCCCGGCCGGCCTGGTCGTCCCCAGCCGCGACTGGCTGATCGGCCGCACTGACGAGAGGGTGGCCCGGGACGGCTCCGTCCCCGGGCTTCGCGAGCCGGCCGCAGCCGGTCCCGGGGCGGCGCACGCGGCGCACGCGGCGCCTTCGGGCCCGGGCGCGGGCCCCGGCGGTGCGGCCGGGGCCGCCGCCCCGCCGGGGCCCGCCCAGCCCGCCGCGCCGGGGCACCGGACGCCGCCCCGGGCATCCGTCCGCCCGCCGGAGCGCGGTCAGGGCGCACCGGGCGGCCTCGGCCGGGTGCCGCTGCAGAGCCGCCGGCCGCCCACCGCCGTCGAGCCGGCGCCCACCGACCAGGCCGGCGAGCCCCGGCCGGCCATACGGGTGGGGCGCGGCGACATCGCCGCGGTGCGGGCCGTCGGTGACCTCTTCCGGGCCCTCGACCAGGCCTACGGCGGCGGGCACGCCCGGCAGGCGCTGGTGCGCTACCTGGAGAGCGAGGCCGAGCCGATGCTGCGCGGGCGCTACGGCGAGCAGATCGGCCGGGCGCTGTTCGCGGCGGTCGCCGACCTCACCCGGCTGGCCGGCTGGACGTCCTTCGACGTCGCCGCGCACGGCCTGGCCCAGCGCTACTTCGTGCAGGCCCTGCGGCTCTCCCAGGCCGCGGGGGACCGCGTGCTCGGCGGGTACGTCCTGGTCACCATGAGCCAGCAGGCGGTGCACCTGGGGCACGGCCGGGAGGCGGTGCAGCTGGCCCGGGTCGCGCAGCAGGGCGTGGGCACCTCCGGCCCGGCCGCCGTCCAGTCGCTGCTGCACGCCGCGGAGGCCCGCGGCCACGGTCTGCTGGGCGACGTGCGCGCCTGCACCACGGCGCTGGTGCGCTCCGAGCGGGCCCTCACCGCCGCCCGCCCGGGCGACGATCTGCCGTCCTGGGCCCGCTTCTTCGACGAGGCCCAGCTCGCCGACGAGTTCGCGCACTGCTACCGCGACCTCCAGCAGTGGCGCCCGGCCGCCCAGCACGCCGAGAAGTCGCTGCGGCTGCGCTCTCCCGCCTACGCCCGCAGCCGGATCTTCTGCCGGCTGGTGCTGGCCACCGCCCGGCTCGGCATGGGCGATCTGGACGAGGCCTGCACGATGGCCACCGACGCCCTGCGCGCGGCCGGCGAGATGCGCTCCACCCGCACACTGGAGTACGTGCGGGACTTCCACCGGCGGCTCACCCCGTACCGGGGCAGTCCGGTCGCCCGGGCCTTCGAGGAGGCCGCGCGCCAGGCGGGGGTGGTCTGA
- a CDS encoding FAD-dependent oxidoreductase, translating to MPAYDFTRRARRTSDPDVVVVGAGLAGLAAARLLTGHGLNVQVLEASDRIGGRMATREVDGFRLDHGGHLLNTAYPELRRRLDLDRLDLRPLAPGVLVHAAGRRHRTGDPRPGGTRQTAARTPFGSPLDRARLGNWLSRLAATSTGRLHARPETTAARALADRGLPARTVDGVLRPLLGALLSDPALGTSSRVADLVLRSYARGRLCLPAGGIAAVPAQLAAALPTGTVRLGVRVESIAADGVETAAHGRIGAQAVVIATDASAATELLPGLRLPGFHPVTTYYHAADRPPLAEPVLLLDGDRPGGAPPLVSHSLVLSELHPSYAPAGQALIATTVLGRRAFDQGGPAGLEPAVRARLAELYGTATAGWEFLSVRHVPDAVPAMPPPHNFRRPVRVLAGLYVCGDHRDTAGVQGALVSGRRAAQSVLRDLGLPAAGREAEVAA from the coding sequence GTGCCCGCATACGACTTCACCCGCCGCGCTCGCCGCACGTCCGACCCCGACGTCGTGGTGGTGGGCGCCGGTCTGGCCGGTCTGGCCGCCGCCCGCCTACTGACCGGCCACGGCCTGAACGTCCAGGTCCTGGAGGCGAGCGACCGGATCGGCGGCCGGATGGCCACGCGCGAGGTGGACGGGTTCCGCCTCGACCACGGCGGCCACCTGCTCAACACCGCCTACCCGGAGCTGCGCCGACGGCTCGACCTGGACCGGCTGGACCTTCGTCCGCTGGCACCGGGCGTCCTGGTGCACGCCGCCGGCCGTCGCCACCGGACCGGCGACCCCCGGCCGGGCGGCACCCGGCAGACCGCCGCCCGCACGCCCTTCGGCAGCCCGCTGGACCGCGCCAGGCTCGGCAACTGGCTGAGCCGGCTGGCCGCCACTTCGACCGGACGGCTGCACGCCAGGCCGGAGACCACCGCGGCCCGCGCGCTGGCCGACCGCGGACTGCCCGCCCGCACGGTGGACGGCGTCCTGCGCCCGCTGCTCGGCGCCCTGCTGAGCGACCCGGCGCTGGGCACCAGCAGCAGGGTCGCCGACCTGGTGCTGCGCTCGTACGCGCGCGGGCGGCTGTGCCTGCCCGCCGGCGGAATCGCCGCCGTACCGGCTCAGTTGGCGGCCGCGCTGCCGACCGGGACCGTCCGGCTCGGGGTGCGGGTCGAGTCGATAGCGGCGGACGGCGTGGAGACCGCCGCCCACGGGCGGATCGGCGCGCAGGCCGTGGTGATCGCCACCGACGCGTCGGCCGCCACCGAACTACTGCCCGGTCTGCGGCTCCCGGGCTTCCATCCGGTCACCACCTACTACCACGCGGCCGACCGACCGCCGCTGGCCGAGCCGGTGCTGCTGCTGGACGGCGACCGGCCCGGCGGGGCCCCGCCCCTGGTCTCGCACTCGCTGGTGCTGAGCGAGCTGCACCCCTCGTACGCCCCCGCCGGGCAGGCCCTGATCGCCACCACCGTGCTGGGCCGCCGCGCCTTCGACCAGGGCGGCCCGGCCGGGCTCGAACCCGCCGTGCGGGCGCGGCTGGCGGAGCTGTACGGCACGGCCACCGCGGGGTGGGAGTTCCTGAGCGTGCGCCACGTACCGGACGCGGTGCCCGCGATGCCGCCGCCGCACAACTTCCGGCGCCCGGTGCGGGTGCTCGCGGGGCTGTACGTCTGCGGCGACCACCGGGACACCGCCGGCGTGCAGGGCGCGCTGGTCTCCGGGCGCCGGGCGGCGCAGTCCGTGCTGCGGGACCTCGGGCTCCCGGCGGCGGGGCGGGAGGCGGAGGTGGCGGCCTAG
- a CDS encoding TIGR01777 family oxidoreductase: MRIAVTGSTGFIGSALVRSLLADGHEVVRLVRHRGRTGPQADGTTAIGWNPARMQIDRAGLAGVEAVVHLAGAGVGDHRWTEGYKREIRESRVLGTETLAAALAEAERPPRVLVSASAVGYYGQTGDRSIDEDAPAGDDFLADVCVEWEAAARPAADAGIRVVHPRTGLVLAQDGGAGARLFPLFKLGLGGRLGSGDQYWSYISLADEVAALRFLIDHRDVHGPVNLSAPEPVTNRELTAALGRVLGRPTPFPVPAVALKAALGEFAVEVIGSHRVLPTRLLEAGFRFRHPDVESALRAAL; this comes from the coding sequence ATGCGCATCGCTGTCACCGGCTCCACCGGCTTCATCGGCTCCGCCCTCGTCCGATCACTGCTCGCCGACGGGCACGAGGTGGTGCGGCTCGTCCGGCATCGGGGGAGGACCGGACCGCAGGCCGACGGCACCACGGCGATCGGCTGGAACCCGGCTCGGATGCAGATCGACCGGGCCGGCCTGGCCGGTGTGGAGGCCGTCGTGCACCTGGCCGGCGCCGGGGTGGGCGACCACCGCTGGACGGAGGGCTACAAGCGCGAGATCCGGGAGAGCCGGGTGCTCGGCACCGAGACCCTGGCCGCGGCTCTGGCCGAGGCCGAGCGGCCACCGCGGGTGCTGGTCAGCGCCTCGGCCGTGGGCTACTACGGCCAGACCGGCGACCGGTCGATCGACGAGGACGCGCCCGCCGGGGACGACTTCCTGGCCGACGTCTGCGTGGAGTGGGAGGCCGCCGCCCGGCCCGCCGCCGACGCCGGGATCAGGGTCGTCCACCCGCGCACCGGACTGGTGCTCGCCCAGGACGGCGGCGCCGGTGCCCGGCTCTTCCCGCTGTTCAAACTGGGCCTCGGCGGCCGTCTGGGATCGGGCGACCAGTACTGGAGCTACATCTCGCTGGCCGACGAGGTCGCGGCGCTGCGCTTCCTGATCGACCATCGGGACGTCCACGGACCGGTGAACCTGAGCGCGCCCGAGCCGGTGACCAACCGTGAGCTGACGGCGGCGCTCGGCCGGGTGCTCGGGCGGCCGACGCCCTTCCCGGTGCCGGCGGTGGCGCTGAAGGCGGCACTGGGCGAGTTCGCGGTCGAGGTGATCGGCAGTCACCGGGTCCTCCCGACCCGCCTGCTGGAGGCCGGCTTCCGGTTCCGCCACCCGGACGTCGAGTCGGCGCTGCGGGCGGCCCTGTAG
- a CDS encoding N-acetyltransferase family protein: protein MSRMRDDDLIIRTARVQDERQLADLNRAEWSVLSDVGPRPAEGTGVFDRRHPPEQYLLALLGAQVVGYVRQVPPTPLAVNTHVRQIQGLAVDGSVRGRGIGRALVEAACAAARAEGARRITLRVLGHNAPARRLYERCGFRVEGLLSEEFLIDGRYVDDVWMARRLDG from the coding sequence ATGTCGCGCATGCGAGACGACGATCTGATCATCCGTACGGCACGCGTGCAGGACGAGCGACAGCTCGCCGATCTGAACCGCGCCGAGTGGTCCGTGCTGAGCGATGTCGGCCCCCGGCCCGCCGAGGGAACCGGTGTCTTCGACCGGCGGCACCCGCCGGAGCAGTACCTGCTGGCACTGCTGGGCGCCCAGGTCGTCGGCTACGTGCGCCAGGTGCCGCCCACCCCGCTGGCCGTGAACACGCACGTCCGGCAGATCCAGGGCCTCGCGGTGGACGGCTCCGTACGCGGCCGGGGCATCGGCCGGGCCCTGGTGGAGGCGGCCTGCGCCGCCGCCCGCGCCGAGGGTGCCCGGCGCATCACCCTGCGGGTGCTCGGCCACAACGCGCCCGCCCGTCGGCTGTACGAGCGCTGCGGCTTCCGGGTGGAGGGCCTGCTGAGCGAGGAGTTCCTGATCGACGGCCGGTACGTGGACGACGTCTGGATGGCACGCCGGCTCGACGGCTGA
- a CDS encoding DUF2510 domain-containing protein: MSNSTPPGWYPVPGPGPDGSASQERWWDGNAWSSEVRPAAPAAPVDRPPAAAQIADAPTQAWQSPAPAPPQPGFGPAEPQPGAGYGYPPAGAPGYGYPPGGAPGGAPGYGYPGAQGQPGYPPGAMYQPGPPAPRRNNNAVVIGVVVAVLLVGGIAAALALNSGDNPTPHPGPTLAGPTGSDGPATPSGSPSRRPSPSASPRSSAPAAVTGTAPDTQHAITVPILAGWAQETPSSSTTVFLTSGHYTCPGGGDCVRGQFAVKTDAVQGATARAAAEAAMPDYAAAIFDGLVSHTDAGSAATSVAGVSGYAARWHVTTKDGLSGYVLLAAVPAEHGGYVVFHGGVDDDPQAPGPAALEQILKSIAQDGSAAANGA, from the coding sequence GTGAGCAACTCGACGCCTCCCGGCTGGTACCCCGTGCCGGGCCCAGGACCGGACGGTTCGGCCTCCCAGGAGCGCTGGTGGGACGGCAACGCCTGGAGCAGTGAGGTCCGCCCGGCCGCCCCGGCCGCCCCGGTGGACCGCCCGCCCGCCGCCGCGCAGATCGCCGACGCGCCGACCCAGGCCTGGCAGAGCCCGGCCCCAGCGCCGCCCCAGCCGGGCTTCGGCCCGGCCGAGCCGCAGCCGGGCGCGGGCTACGGCTACCCGCCGGCCGGCGCACCCGGCTACGGGTACCCGCCCGGGGGAGCCCCCGGCGGTGCGCCCGGCTACGGCTACCCGGGGGCCCAGGGACAGCCCGGCTACCCGCCGGGCGCGATGTACCAGCCCGGGCCGCCGGCTCCGCGCCGGAACAACAACGCGGTGGTCATCGGGGTCGTGGTCGCCGTCCTGCTGGTCGGCGGGATCGCCGCCGCACTGGCCCTGAACAGCGGCGACAACCCCACGCCCCACCCCGGTCCGACGCTGGCCGGCCCCACCGGGTCGGACGGCCCGGCCACGCCCTCCGGCTCGCCGAGCCGTCGGCCGAGCCCGTCGGCGTCACCGCGCAGCAGCGCCCCGGCCGCCGTCACCGGTACCGCTCCGGACACCCAGCACGCCATCACCGTCCCGATCCTGGCGGGCTGGGCGCAGGAGACCCCGAGCAGCTCCACGACGGTCTTCCTGACCAGCGGGCACTACACCTGCCCGGGGGGCGGCGACTGCGTGCGCGGCCAGTTCGCGGTCAAGACGGACGCCGTCCAGGGGGCGACCGCCCGGGCGGCGGCCGAGGCGGCGATGCCCGACTACGCCGCGGCGATCTTCGACGGTCTCGTCTCGCACACCGACGCCGGCTCCGCCGCCACCTCCGTGGCCGGCGTCTCCGGCTACGCGGCACGCTGGCACGTGACGACCAAGGACGGGCTCAGCGGCTACGTCCTGCTGGCGGCGGTCCCGGCCGAGCACGGCGGCTACGTGGTCTTCCACGGCGGGGTGGACGACGACCCGCAGGCGCCCGGCCCGGCCGCGCTGGAGCAGATCCTCAAGAGCATCGCGCAGGACGGCAGCGCCGCCGCCAACGGCGCGTGA